The Branchiostoma floridae strain S238N-H82 chromosome 17, Bfl_VNyyK, whole genome shotgun sequence genome has a window encoding:
- the LOC118404395 gene encoding dimethylaniline monooxygenase [N-oxide-forming] 2-like, which produces MSRKRVAIIGAGVCGLTSLKACLEEGLEPVCFERHDDIGGVWYYTDDVRPEQGSSVYNSLITNVSKESSCFSDFPYPRDYPAYMSCHLLHKYLHQYAETFGLSKYVRLNTKVVEVRKAEDHVTTGRWIVSSVSMAAEGSPREEMYDALMVCSGPFSRSFTPNYPGLEQYTGLTMHSREYKSPDPFRGKRVLVIGAGNSAGDVAVDVSHVASKLYLSMRDGTWIYPRLSHGGTPIDMQGSRGLLTYPLYLSMRDGTWIYPRLSHGGTPIDMLGSRGLLTYPAVINAHRRRQTLAEHVNQRNYGLETAKDMYEHVMVNDELRYSLISGKVLLRPGVTKFTRTGALLADGTKLENIDAVVFATGYVEANVSYLDDSILAKDPTKLDLYKLVFPANLPHPSMAVIGFFHVRGSIPPVAEVQARWAARVFSGRAKLPDRQTMLERVRRDREDRHRILGKHMRSKLPKIGVIPYRDEIAREIGAMPSFWKLLLKDPRLAFRVYFQPPLPAHYRLVGPHQWPGAADYTKEAVGNTFYSLRHAGKDVTSPSKMAAVSSISVLFVVVVVIVAVVIRVIM; this is translated from the exons ATGAGCCGCAAACGTGTGGCGATCATCGGCGCAGGCGTCTGCGGGCTTACGTCACTCAAGGCGTGCCTAGAGGAGGGGCTGGAGCCCGTGTGTTTCGAGAGGCACGATGATATAG GAGGAGTCTGGTACTACACGGATGATGTCCGTCCCGAACAAGGCTCAAGTGTGTACAACTCCCTCATCACCAACGTCAGTAAGGAGTCGTCGTGCTTCAGTGACTTCCCCTACCCGCGTGACTACCCAGCCTACATGTCGTGCCACTTGCTACACAAGTACCTGCACCAGTACGCAGAGACGTTCGGGCTCAGCAAGTACGTCAGGCTCAACACTAAG GTGGTCGAAGTTCGTAAGGCAGAAGACCACGTGACCACTGGACGCTGGATCGTGTCTTCGGTCAGCATGGCGGCGGAGGGATCTCCCAGAGAGGAGATGTACGACGCCCTGATGGTGTGCAGCGGTCCGTTCTCTAGATCCTTCACCCCAAACTACCCCGGACTCGAACAGTACACCGGCCTCACCATGCACAGTCGGGAATACAAGAGTCCCGACCCGTTTAGAGGGAAGAGAGTTTTAGTTATTG GGGCGGGAAACTCAGCTGGTGACGTTGCAGTAGACGTTTCTCATGTGGCTTCAAAG CTGTACCTGAGCATGCGGGACGGCACGTGGATCTACCCGCGCCTGTCCCACGGCGGCACGCCCATAGACATGCAGGGGTCCCGGGGACTCCTCACCTACCCC TTATACCTGAGTATGCGAGATGGCACGTGGATTTACCCCCGCCTGTCTCATGGCGGCACACCCATAGACATGTTGGGGTCCCGGGGACTCCTCACCTACCCCGCCGTCATCAACGCACACAG GAGGAGACAGACTCTAGCTGAGCACGTCAACCAGAGGAACTACGGATTGGAGACCGCGAAGGACATGTACGAACATGTCATGGTCAATGATGAGCTGCGGTACAGCCTCATAAGTGGCAAG GTTTTGTTGAGACCTGGAGTGACGAAGTTCACTCGCACGGGGGCGCTCCTTGCAGACGGCACCAAGTTGGAAAACATCGACGCAGTTGTGTTCGCAACGGGTTATGTAGAAGCCAATGTCTCTTACTTGGACGACTCAATCCTCGCAA AGGACCCCACGAAGTTGGACCTGTACAAGCTCGTGTTTCCAGCCAACCTGCCCCACCCCTCAATGGCCGTGATTGGTTTCTTCCATGTCCGAGGGTCCATCCCGCCTGTTGCCGAGGTCCAGGCCCGATGGGCTGCCCGGGTCTTCTCG GGTCGAGCAAAGCTTCCAGACCGGCAAACCATGCTAGAGCGCGTGCGCAGAGACAGGGAAGACAGACACCGGATTCTTGGGAAACACATGCGCAGTAAACTACCG AAGATCGGTGTTATCCCCTATCGTGACGAAATAGCGCGGGAAATCGGAGCCATGCCAAGTTTCTGGAAGCTTCTACTCAAAGATCCCCGGTTAGCCTTCCGAGTCTACTTCCAGCCGCCCCTACCGGCCCACTACCGCCTTGTCGGTCCGCACCAGTGGCCTGGAGCCGCTGACTACACCAAGGAGGCTGTCGGGAACACCTTCTACAGCCTGAGGCATGCCGGGAAGGATGTGACGTCACCcagcaagatggcggcggttTCTTCGATTTCAGTTTTGTTCGTTGTTGTCGTTGTTATTGTGGCAGTCGTAATACGAGttataatgtaa
- the LOC118405141 gene encoding uncharacterized protein LOC118405141 isoform X2 — protein MSSSNSYISSLEPNDRTRYFEKLMVSVEDAGDSSNPEVTGSAVTGDGVRLPDPYSLTGWKDDLSLWPDTDYGCIYTYLIEAPGPFNGEAMKAYKSLEAYNLFISGHVRECRYHPIGKNVKVCFLKAKVVPGQRVTETPHNPWVCLTKKEGYVMAAHCTCMAGLGEVCSHVAALLFAVEASRSLQEKRTSCTSRKAVWNKYYKDKVDPQRAEDMDFSHPKHGVQIKKARRKPQCDVPPLSEEEAASAFSQLRKLCPTASAVIKEEEDTDTASEDESDVNTETLPPVVYRSCHPAKVPVTSVSVDSILEDVRCNPEQITNLNKATVGQSKSALWRQQRKGRVTSTSMHDVLHASNPTTAVRKVMQYDCKDLSQVPAIQWGMKQEEKARQQYLEATLCICKDVNFLGRLRFTVSLDGQ, from the exons ATGAGTTCTTCAAACAGCTACATTAGCTCTTTGGAGCCTAATGACCGAACCAGGTATTTTGAGAAATTAATGGTAAGTGTCGAAGACGCCGGCGATagttcaaacccggaagtgactggttcggcggtgactggtgacggtgtacgcctacctgacccatacagtctgacag GTTGGAAGGATGATTTGAGCCTCTGGCCAGATACGGACTATGGGTGCATCTACACCTACCTAATCGAGGCTCCAGGTCCGTTTAACGGAGAAGCCATGAAAGCCTATAAATCCCTGGAGGCGTACAATCTCTTTATAAGTGGCCATGTGAGGGAGTGCAGGTACCACCCTAttggaaaaaatgtgaaggtctgcttccttaaggccaaggttgtgccag gacagaGAGTAACAGAGACTCCTCACAACCCATGGgtgtgtttgaccaaaaaagagggTTATGTCATGgcagctcactgcacttgtatggcagg ATTGGGAGAGGTCTGCAGCCATGTGGCTGCACTGCTGTTCGCAGTGGAGGCCTCCAGGTCTCTTCAGGAAAAACGGACGTCATGCACCAGCAGAAAGGCCGTGtggaacaaatattacaaagataag gttgATCCACAAAGGGCTGAGGACATGGACTTTTCGCACCCTAAACATGGAGTCCAGATCAAGAAGGCGCGCCGGAAGCCGCAGTGTGATGTGCCACCACTCAGTGAAGAAGAGGCCGCTTCTGCTTTCTCACAACTGAGGAAGCTGTGTCCCACTGCCAGTGCTGTCATTAAAGAGGAGGAGGACACAGACACAGCATCAGAAGATGAGTCAGATGTCAACACAGAGACGCTTCCCCCTGTGGTATACAGGTCTTGTCATCCAGCCAAAGtccctgttactagtgttagtgtaGACAGCATCCTTGAGGATGTTCGGTGCAACCCCGAGCAAATCACAAACCTCAACAAAGCTACAGTGGGGCAGTCCAAGTCTGCTTTATGGCGTCAGCAACGCAAGGGTCGTGTGACTTCTACATCCATGCATGATGTCCTTCATGCATCAAACCCCACCACTGCAGTACGGAAGGTCATGCAATATGACTGCAAGGATTTGAGCCAA GTTCCAGCTATACAATGGGGGATGAAACAGGAGGAGAAGGCAAGGCAACAGTACCTGGAAGCTACCTTGTGCATCTGCAAGGATGTGAA ttTTTTGGGAAGATTGCGCTTTACGGTTTCCTTGGACGGCCAATGA
- the LOC118405141 gene encoding uncharacterized protein LOC118405141 isoform X1, which translates to MSSSNSYISSLEPNDRTRYFEKLMVSVEDAGDSSNPEVTGSAVTGDGVRLPDPYSLTGWKDDLSLWPDTDYGCIYTYLIEAPGPFNGEAMKAYKSLEAYNLFISGHVRECRYHPIGKNVKVCFLKAKVVPGQRVTETPHNPWVCLTKKEGYVMAAHCTCMAGLGEVCSHVAALLFAVEASRSLQEKRTSCTSRKAVWNKYYKDKVDPQRAEDMDFSHPKHGVQIKKARRKPQCDVPPLSEEEAASAFSQLRKLCPTASAVIKEEEDTDTASEDESDVNTETLPPVVYRSCHPAKVPVTSVSVDSILEDVRCNPEQITNLNKATVGQSKSALWRQQRKGRVTSTSMHDVLHASNPTTAVRKVMQYDCKDLSQVPAIQWGMKQEEKARQQYLEATLCICKDVKLEEVGLILYKDFPFIGASPDGMRQCSCHGRTVIEIKCPYKYRDIYPAADLCLSDANYCLDKDCKLKTGHRYYTQVQTHMLVTGVSTCDFVVWTNAGMVVVNVPRDQSLLNVMLSTCVQFVKSSLIPEILTHKLQCGDSGVDVTFQEDDDPNKRYCSCQKPAYGRMVKCDNNECESEWFHYKCVGIKRKPRGHWFCPCCQC; encoded by the exons ATGAGTTCTTCAAACAGCTACATTAGCTCTTTGGAGCCTAATGACCGAACCAGGTATTTTGAGAAATTAATGGTAAGTGTCGAAGACGCCGGCGATagttcaaacccggaagtgactggttcggcggtgactggtgacggtgtacgcctacctgacccatacagtctgacag GTTGGAAGGATGATTTGAGCCTCTGGCCAGATACGGACTATGGGTGCATCTACACCTACCTAATCGAGGCTCCAGGTCCGTTTAACGGAGAAGCCATGAAAGCCTATAAATCCCTGGAGGCGTACAATCTCTTTATAAGTGGCCATGTGAGGGAGTGCAGGTACCACCCTAttggaaaaaatgtgaaggtctgcttccttaaggccaaggttgtgccag gacagaGAGTAACAGAGACTCCTCACAACCCATGGgtgtgtttgaccaaaaaagagggTTATGTCATGgcagctcactgcacttgtatggcagg ATTGGGAGAGGTCTGCAGCCATGTGGCTGCACTGCTGTTCGCAGTGGAGGCCTCCAGGTCTCTTCAGGAAAAACGGACGTCATGCACCAGCAGAAAGGCCGTGtggaacaaatattacaaagataag gttgATCCACAAAGGGCTGAGGACATGGACTTTTCGCACCCTAAACATGGAGTCCAGATCAAGAAGGCGCGCCGGAAGCCGCAGTGTGATGTGCCACCACTCAGTGAAGAAGAGGCCGCTTCTGCTTTCTCACAACTGAGGAAGCTGTGTCCCACTGCCAGTGCTGTCATTAAAGAGGAGGAGGACACAGACACAGCATCAGAAGATGAGTCAGATGTCAACACAGAGACGCTTCCCCCTGTGGTATACAGGTCTTGTCATCCAGCCAAAGtccctgttactagtgttagtgtaGACAGCATCCTTGAGGATGTTCGGTGCAACCCCGAGCAAATCACAAACCTCAACAAAGCTACAGTGGGGCAGTCCAAGTCTGCTTTATGGCGTCAGCAACGCAAGGGTCGTGTGACTTCTACATCCATGCATGATGTCCTTCATGCATCAAACCCCACCACTGCAGTACGGAAGGTCATGCAATATGACTGCAAGGATTTGAGCCAA GTTCCAGCTATACAATGGGGGATGAAACAGGAGGAGAAGGCAAGGCAACAGTACCTGGAAGCTACCTTGTGCATCTGCAAGGATGTGAAATTGGAGGAAGTGGGGCTCATTCTCTACAAGGATTTTCCCTTCATAG GTGCATCTCCTGATGGGATGAGACAGTGTTCATGCCATGGAAGAACTGTGATTGAGATCAAGTGCCCATACAAGTACAGGGACATCTATCCTGCTGCAGATCTGTGTCTATCAGATGCCAACTACTGTTTAGATAAGGATTGTAAGCTAAAGACAGGGCACAGATATTACACCCAAGTCCAGACACATATGCTGGTTACCGGTGTCTCAACATGTGATTTTGTAGTGTGGACTAATGCAGGCATGGTTGTAGTAAATGTTCCAAGGGACCAGTCACtgttaaatgtaatgttgtctACATGTGTCCAGTTTGTAAAGTCCAGTCTTATCCCTGAGATACTGACCCACAAGTTACAGTGTGGAGACTCTGGAGTAGATGTGACTTTCCAGGAAGATGATGACCCAAACAAACGTTACTGTTCTTGTCAGAAACCAGCATATGGTAGGATGGTAAAGTGTGATAACAATGAATGTGAGTCAGAATGGTTCCATTACAAATGTGTTGGCATCAAGAGAAAACCAAGGGGCCATTGGTTCTGTCCCTGTTGTCAATGCTAA
- the LOC118405148 gene encoding uncharacterized protein LOC118405148 — MRAAKRLRVSSENEAPPTSLNDEEMIADPPPESVETLRDPLPESVETQREQLTKVQEEKCKLEQFCESLQSEADNLREERDHLQEQIKKSSTSASNLTDAKCKLFTGIPTVALFMFVFRLVSDFIAPLKSMCQQDQILMTLMKLRLGLKNADLALRFSVSASTVSKVINRCIPILAVRLKFLIHWPSKETVKRNLPKKFRKKKYSNCRVIIDCSEIFTERPYNLKTRAKTWSNYKHHHTFKFLVGITPYGAVSFLSSSWGGRISDKDITLKSRFYNKVEYGDMIMADRGFTISEELALKGATLVMPPFTTGRTQLPGRIVQDARQISALRIHVERAIERIKNFQILSQICPLTFAPLLSDSVVICAALTNLLPKLIK; from the exons ATGCGTGCAGCAAAAAGGCTGCGGGTGTCATCAGAGAATGAAGCCCCACCTACATCACTAAATG ATGAAGAAATGATCGCTGACCCTCctcctgaaagtgtagagactctgagagacccccttcctgaaagtgtagagactcagagagaacagctcacaaaagtacaagaggAGAAATGTAAGTTGGAACAGTTTTGCGAGTCCCTTCAAAGTGAAGCTGACAACCTTAGGGAAGAACGTGATCACCTTCAAgaacaaatcaagaaatcatcaacatcagccTCCAATCTCACAGATGCAAAATGCAAGCTCTTCACTGGAATACCTACTGttgcactgtttatgtttgtgtttagacTTGTTAGTGATTTCATTGCTCCTCTAAAGTCCATGTGTCAGCAGGATCAAATACTCATGACTCTCATGAAGTTGAGACTAGGCctcaaaaatgctgatctagctTTGAGATTTAGTGTTTCTGCCTCCACAGTTTCAAAAGTCATAAACCGTTGTATTCCAATCTTAGCTGTCCGACTAAAGTTCCTGATTCATTGGCCGTCCAAGGAAACCGTAAAGCGCAATCTTCCCAAAAaatttcggaaaaaaaaatactcaaacTGTAGAGTCATCATTGATTGCTCAGAGATTTTCACTGAGAGGCCATACAATTTAAAGACCCGAGCAAAGACCTGGAGTAACTATAAACACCATCATACGTTCAAATTTCTGGTAGGTATTACACCTTATGGAGCAGTGTCATTTCTGTCCAGTTCCTGGGGTGgaagaatttctgataaagaCATTACGCTAAAAAGTCGTTtctataacaaagtggaatatgGTGATATGATTATGGCAGATCGGGGATTCACCATTTCTGAGGAACTTGCCCTGAAAGGAGCAACACTAGTTATGCCACCATTTACCACAGGAAGGACACAACTCCCGGGGCGTATCGTCCAAGATGCCAGACAGATATCAGCTCTAAGAATTCATGTAGAACGTGCAATTGAAAGAATCAAGAACTTCCAAATTCTCAGCCAAATCTGTCCATTAACATTTGCCCCTCTACTCAGTGACAGTGTTGTTATCTGTGCGGCTCTTACAAACTTACTTCCAAAGCTAATCAAGTAA